In bacterium, the sequence TTGATGAATTATCGAATAGAGTCATTGGATGCGCTATAGCGGTGCATCGAACTCTTGGGCCAGGTTTGCTTGACACCGTGAAGAGTGATAATTCACAATTCACAATTGACAATTCACCATTCACCATTATTAAGGAAATTTAGGGAAGAAATTGTGAATTGTGAATGGTGAATAGTGAATAGTTACTAACTAATTAACAAATAAGAAGGGGGTATTTAAAAAAATGGAAAAGGTACTATTAGAAGCGACCACAAGAAGCGAGTCAGGCAAAGAATATTGTCGTCGATTAAGAGAGAAAGGATTTGTTCCGGGAGTGGTTTATGGAGGCAAAAAAGAAGTTACTCCAATAGAGTTTAAATCAGCAGATTTAATTCATATTCTCCATAAAGGAGGGGCAAATGTGCTTATCAACCTGAAATTACCTGCTTCGACAGAAACGGTGATTTTAAAAGAAAGGCAAAACCATCCCTTTAAAAATCTTTTATTGCATGCTGATTTTTTGAGAATATCATTAAAAGAAAAATTAACCATCAGAGTGCCAATAGAAATAATTGGGAGTGCCAAAGGGGTACAAGAAGGTGGTATTTTAGAACAAATTATGTGGGATATAGAAATTAGCACTCTCCCAACACAAATCCCAAATAACATTCCGGTAGATGTAACTAATTTAGAACTAGGGGCAGTGGTTTATGTCAAAGATTTAG encodes:
- a CDS encoding 50S ribosomal protein L25, which codes for MEKVLLEATTRSESGKEYCRRLREKGFVPGVVYGGKKEVTPIEFKSADLIHILHKGGANVLINLKLPASTETVILKERQNHPFKNLLLHADFLRISLKEKLTIRVPIEIIGSAKGVQEGGILEQIMWDIEISTLPTQIPNNIPVDVTNLELGAVVYVKDLVVEKGIELKADPEAIVLSISTPKEEVEVAEAEAVAEPEVIREKKKEEKEEEE